Part of the Kushneria marisflavi genome, GCATCTTCGAGAAGGATCGAGCGCTGGCGCGTCGCTTCCAGAAGGTTGATGTACTGGAGCCGACCGTTGATGACGCCATCCGCATCCTGAAAGGGCTGCGCGGTCGTTTCGAGGAGCATCATCAGCTCAAGTACACCGATGCCGCCATGGAGGCTGCCGTGCGACTGGCGTCACGGTATATCAATGATCGTTATCTGCCGGACAAGGCGATTGATGTCATTGATGAAGCCGGTGCCCATCAACGGCTGCTACCGGTTGAGGCACGTCTGGCGCAGATCGATGTCGAGCAGATCGAATCGATCGTGGCTTCCATTGCCCGTATTCCGCCCAAGAGCGTTTCAAGCTCGGACCGCAAATTGCTGGCCGATCTGGATCGCAATCTCAAGATGCTTGTCTTCGGACAGGATGAGGCCATCGATAGCCTGTCCTCGGCGATCAAGCTGTCGCGTGCAGGGCTTGGGTCTCCGGACAAGCCGGTAGGCAACTTCCTGTTTGCCGGACCAACCGGGGTGGGTAAAACCGAGGTGGCCCGTCAGCTGGCTCAGATCATGGGCATTGAGCTGGTACGCTTTGACATGTCCGAGTACATGGAGCGTCATACCGTATCGCGATTGATCGGTGCGCCTCCCGGATATGTTGGTTACGATCAGGGTGGATTGTTGACCGAAGCCGTTACCAAAAATCCGCATTGCGTGCTGCTGCTTGATGAGATCGAAAAGGCGCATCCGGATGTCTTTAACCTGCTGCTGCAGGTGATGGACCACGGCAAGCTGACCGACAATAACGGTCGTGAAGCGGATTTCCGCAACGTGATTCTGGTTATGACGTCCAACGCCGGGGCAGAGCTGGCCTCGCGTCGCTCCATTGGCTTCCAGACGCAGGATCACACTACCGACGCCATGGAAACCATTCGCCGCACCTTTACGCCCGAGTTCCGTAACCGTCTGGATAGCATCATTCAGTTCCGCCATCTGGACATGGAGATTGTGCGAAGCGTCGTCGACAAGTTCCTGGTTGAGCTGCAGGCCCAACTGGACGAGAAGCGTGTACAGCTTGACGTCGACGAGGATGCACGGGGCTGGCTGGCCGAGCACGGCTACGATCCGCAAATGGGCGCACGTCCCATGGCGCGCCTGATTCAGGAAAAGCTCAAGAAGCCTCTGGCCGAGATGATCCTGTTTGGTGATCTGGCCGATAACGGTGGAACGGTACATGTCACGCTGGAAAACGGCGAGCTGCAGCTGTCAGCGGCTGCCGAACAGGTGGCCTGATCGGCTGCCGGTCACTACTGACGCCCTGTCTTCGGACGGGGCGTTTTTTTATGCATGACATGAACGGCAGACAGAAGGACATGCCTCGGGCAGCGGGCTGTCAGCCATTGTCAGGACCGTCAGGGCGCTGCCGAGCAGCGAAGGGCATGAGGAGGGCAGTGTCGTCAGGACGCGTGGCGTCCTTTAGCGGGAGCGATAAACGATACGGCCCTTGGACAGATCGTAGGGGGTCAGCTCAACCTTGACCTTGTCGCCGGTCAGAATGCGGATGTAGTTCTTGCGCATCTTGCCGGAAATATGCGCGGTCACGACGTGGCCGTTTTCCAGCTCGACGCGAAACATGGTGTTGGGAAGCGTATCGACAATCACGCCTTCCATTTCAATATGATCTTCTCTTGCCATATGATGTAGTCCCCGATAATCGTAATATGAGCACGCCATCAGGGCAGTCTTGCTGATTAAATAATCAGGCAACGTAAATGATGGCGGACTGAACGTGCGATATTTTGCCTGATACCTGCCTGAAGCGCAAAGCCGCTTGACGTTGATGCGCCTTTAATGATGTGTCTGGGTGATTGGAATGCCCCGGCGCCAGCGATGTCCCTGCAGATATTCAAGGGGTTTGAAGCGCTGCTTGTAATCCATTTTCTGGCTCTTGTGGATCCAGTACCCGAGATAAACGTGCTTGAGTCCCAGTGACTGCGCCCTGCGAATCTGCCAGATGACTGCCCAGCTTCCCATTGATCTCGACCGAAATGCGTCATCGGGATCAAAGAAAGTATAGATGGCAGAGAGCCCGTGGGTCAGAAAATCCACGGCGGCCACCGCCAGAAGCCTCCCCTCCAGGCGAAACTCGACCAGGCGTGAGAAGTCGTGCGCGATGTTTAAAAAGGCGCGGTACTGTTCGATGGCTGGCGGATACATCTCGCCATCGCTGTGACGTGTGCTGATATAGCGCTCGTAAAGCGCATAATGCTCGTCATCAAACACGGCCGGCCGCTCGATGACTTCCAGATCCTGGTTATTGCGTTCGGTACGTCTGAGCGAGCGGTCGGGTTCGAAATCATCAACCGGCACGCGTACGGAGACACAGGCATTGCACTCCTGGCAGTGAGGGCGATAGAGGTGCGTGCCGCTGCGCCTGAACCCCATCAAGGTCAGTGCGCTGTACATGTCATGATCCACAGGGGTATGCGGGTCCATGAACAGCGTTGTGGCCTCATGTGATCCCAGGTAACTGCAATCATGAGGCTTGGTCAGAAAAAATCGTAAATTCTGAAGAGACGACTGCGTGCTTGAGTTCTTCAACGGGCGCAACATCCAAAAGAGTGGGCCGAGGCTTGTGACATGGATGACTTGATCATGATTATCGGCGCGGTGTCGAGGCTTCTTGATAATCTGCAGGTATGTAGCGCCTGAGCAGGGCATTGAAATGCTCGCGTGAAATATCACAGGCACCCATGCTGGCCAGGTGTGACGTATGCATCTGACAGTCTATCAGCGCCAGGTCATGCCCCTCGGATAACCATTCTACCAGCCGCACCAGGGCAATCTTGGAGCTGTCAGGGCGTATCGAGAACATGGATTCGCCGAAAAATACGCGCCCCAGCAGGATACCGTAGAGTCCACCCACCAGTGTATTCCCTTCCCATACTTCAACGCTGTGCCCATGACCCATCTGATGCAGGGCCACATACGCCCTGATGATGTCGGATGAAATCCATGTTCCTTCCCGGGCCTGTCGCTGTTCGGCGCACTGTGTGATGACAGATTCGAAGGCCTGGTCAAACGTCACTGTCATCCCCGAGTTACGCATTCGTTTGGCCAGACTGCGCCGCACGCGAAGGGAGGCCGGGAACAACACCATTCTGGGGTCGGGTGACCACCAGAGTATGGGGTCTTCCTCATTGAACCATGGGAAAATGCCACGCCGATAGGCCGCCAGCAGCCAGTTCGGCGTGAGTGCCCCTCCTGCGGCCAGCAGGCCGTTGGGCGTTTGAAGCGCGTTCTCCGGCGGTGGGAAACCGACAGGCCGGGGGGCGAGCCAATCGATCATGATTGCACCTCTGAGACCGGCATAATGGTGGTGCATTGGCAGATGCCCGGTGACACGTTAAAGCCTCTTAAGTTTTATCCATTCCGGCCGACATTGAGTTTCGGAAGGGTTTGCCAGGTTCTGGCCACCGAAAACGACACGTCACATTACCGGATTTTTATCATGGGAAACTATCTTCGTCGCATGGGGCTCGGCTCACGTCTGGCGCTGATTATCGGGCTGGTGGCCATTATCGCATTTGTTGCCCTGAGCTGGGGGCTGTCGGCTTCGAGTGCTCGGGCGCTTCGTGAGCAGGCGACGAAGAGCATGGAGCAACAAACGCAGCAGTTCACCGATTCGGTCGCGCTTTTTGATCAAAGTCTACAGCAGCAGAGTGCGCGCTTTTTGAAGCTTTTTCAGACCGATAATCTGGCCCCGCCCTTTGTGCTCGATGCTGATCAGACCATGGAGATCAATGCTCGCCAGACCCCTCTGTTGATGGACCAGCGCGGGGTGCTCAACATGGACACTCAGCGGGTGGATGACTTTACCCAGCGTACCGGCACTCCGATTACCATTTTTGCCCGTACCGGTGACGATTTCGTTCGGGTGAACACCTCTCTCAAGAATGACCAGGGGGCTCGTGCCATCGGTACGCTGCTTGATCGCAGTGGCGCAAGTTATCGTGCCCTGATGGAAGACCGTGTCTACTCGGGGATTGCCACGCTGTTTGGTACGCCCTATATCACCCGCTACGAGCCCATTCATGACGCCCAGGGGCGCGTGATCGGTGCAAGCTTCATCGGTGTGAACATCACGGAAGACCTGAAAAACTTCGAGTCGCGCGTTCGATCACTGATGATCGGGGACAGCGGCTATTTCATGATTGTGGACGATGATACCGGCAAGGTACTGGCAGGGGGTGAAAATGAAGGGTCGTCCCTGCGTGATGTCTCCGATGTCGAGGGTAACCCTGCCTTTGCACCGATCTTTAACGGACAGAAGGGGCTTTTCGAGTATCAGCTGCCTGATACCGAACACGCGGGTCGTACGAGCTATTTCATGCAGTATCCCGACTGGCACTGGATCGTCACGGCCACAGCCATCAACGATGACATCGATGATCGGATTGCCGCCGCGCGTAACCGATTCTTGCTGATCGCACTGGGTCTGGCGCTGGCCGCCGCACTGGGCGTTTATATCATGATGCGTCGCAGCCTGAGCAATCCTCTGGCTCGCGTTCAGGGGATGGCCGGCCATCTGGCCAGTGGTGATCTCAGGCAGCATCTTGACAGTCGTCGTCAGGATGAAATTGGCTCATTGATTGGGGCCATGAACGGGATTGGAGATGGTCTGCGTGATATCGTCAGTCGCGTTCGTCAGTCGGTGGAAAGTATCGGCCATGCGTCAGGCGAAATTGCCAGTGGCAACATGGATCTATCTCGCCGTACCGAAAGTCAGGCTGCAAGCCTTGAGCAGACCGCGGCCAGCATCGAAGAGCTTACCGCCACGGTGCGCCAGAATACCGAGCGAGCCCATCAGGGTGACATCATGGCCGGAGAAGTGGTGGCTTCGGCCCGGGAAGGGCAGCAGCGGCTGGAGCGTGCCGTGACCACTCTGAGAGACCTCGATGCTACGGCCTCTAAGATGTCCGATATCATCGCCACCATTGATGCTATTGCCTTCCAAACCAATCTGCTGGCACTCAACGCGTCGGTTGAAGCGGCGCGTGCCGGCGTCCATGGGCGCGGCTTTACCGTCGTGGCTGACGAGGTCCGGCGTCTGGCAGTGCGCTGCAGCGAAGCCTCTGCCGACATTGGTCAACTGATTCGACATACCATCGAAGAGGTCACTACCGGCAACGCTCACATCCAGCAAAGCGGTGAGCAGATCGCAGAGATCACCGCACGAATGGAAAGTCTGAGCGTTATCGTCAATGAGATCAGCCGCGCCAGCGAAGAGCAGCTGTCGGGGATCGAGCAGGTCAGCAGTGCGCTGGCATCACTTGATGAGACGACGCAGCATAATGCCGCGCTGGTCGAGCAGTCGGCGGCGGCCTCGGGCCATCTGGACGAGCAGGCACGCAAGCTCAGTGAGGTGGTAAGGGTCTTTCATCTGCCGGCCTGATATTTCCCGGATTTGCCGGCTGCAATTGCCGGGTCTGTGCCGTACCATCATCTCCAGGTATGATACCTGCCTCTGGCAGGGTGTGACCCAATGTCATTACCCTGCCAATATGCCTTTATCAGGCCTTCGAATGCTTCATCAGAGTACAGTCATAACACTCGCATGAGTGCAGGGGGGATGGCCGTTGAGCGCCAGCAAGACCAGACAATCGCAGTCGCAGTCACAGGCCCGCCGCAGCAAAAGCGGCGCCAGCCCGCGAACAACGCGTAAAAGCGCCACAACACAGCGCTCTCGACAGCGTGTGACCAAAGCCCGGGATAATGCCCGTCACTTCAGTGCCCGACTTCAGGGCGCCGCCAAGGAAGGGGTCGCCATCGTCATGCTGGCGCTTTGCGCCTTCCTTTTGCTGGCGCTTTTCAGTTATGTGCCCGCAGATCCCAGCTGGTCGCACAGCGGCCCGGATCAGCAGGTGACCAACTGGATGGGGCCTGTGGGGGCATGGCTTTCCGATGTTCTTTATTCCCTGTTTGGTGCCAGCGCCCTATGGGCGCCGGGTATGCTGGGGCTGGGTGCCTGGCGCCTGATACGTGCCAGGGAGGCCCACCTCGTCTGGGACCCCATGGCCCTGGCCGTACGCGGCGGTGGGTTGCTGCTGGTCATGGTGGCCACCTGTAACGTGGGTGCCCTGCATTTTCAGGATGCCAGCAATGATCTGCCCTACGGCTCGGGAGGCATTGTCGGTGAGGGTGTCTCGGCCGCACTGGCATCTCTGGTCGGCAAACACGGCACCACGCTGTTGTCACTGGCGGCCTTTCTTTGCGGCATGCCACTGCTGACGGGCATGTCCTGGTTTTCCATCATTGATGAAGTGGGCAACGGCATCTGGCGTGGTGTGCGCTGGTGTGCGGGTCGCGTGGGCATGGCAGGCGCAAGCATTGGCAGTGCCGGCTCAAGGCTTCAGGAGCGGCGCCGGGAAATGGCGCAGGAGCGACGTGAAGCCTATCTGGCCGCCCAGGAAGAGGACGAGTTTGATTTTGGTCACGACGATGATGACGCCGATAACGGTCTGAGGGCGGATGTCGAAGACGCTCGTCCCCAGCGTGAACGCAGCGGCCTGCTGGCTCGCTTCATGCCTGGACGTCGTGCGTCGGCGCACGACGACGAGTTTTTTGACGATGACGAGGAGCCGGTCGCGCCGCCGCCACGTCAGCAGGGCGGTCGTGGTGACGACGATGTGCCTGAGCAGTTCTCCGGTATGCGCACCGGCGATGATGACATCCCCTGGGAGCAGCCTTATGAGGAAGCTTCAAAAGCGCGTGAGTCCCGTCGAGATACCGATCCAGTTCTCTCCACATCCGAGCCCGTGACCGAGTCTGGCCAGGCGTCAAAAACACGCCATACCGATACGTCGCTGGTTTCAGAGCATCAGGCAGCTGATGTCGAGCGTCCTGTCCCCCACACTGAGGAGCGCGTGGCCTCGGCCTCGGCATTTGATTCTGCGAGTGCCGCGGTGGCCACGCAGATGCCGGAAGACCGCCAGACAAATGATGACGTGCTTTCTTCCCGGACGCCGCCCGTCGAAGAGCCGCTGGTCCGCCCGGTAGTAGATGACGAAGAAGCTTCCAGTAGCGCCATGAAAGATGCGCACCGCGATACGGCAGCAGAAGATGCTTCAGCGCCGGCGCAGCCCTCACAGCCGCCAGCGGAAACCCCGCGGGATGCCGAGACGCCTCACACAGAATCTCCTCAGGCCGATGTTACGCGCCGGCGGATTCCTGAAGTCATTCCCGAGCCGCACCTGGCCGAAGACGATGAAGACGATTTCGAAGCACCCGCTGTGCCGGTGTTTGAGCGTTCCGAGCCAGCACCGCGTCAACAGACTGAACCGTCAACGAATGCCTCTACTGAAAGCGACGTGCCGGCCCCGGCTGGTTCTGATAAGCCGACCACGGATGACGTGAGAATGGCCGCCGCAGAGCCCTTGCAGGAGCGCGACACGCCGCTGATCGATGAGCTTCAGGACGCGCCTCGCCCGATATTGAGCTGGGAAGACGATGAGCCTGAATTCTCGACGCCGTTGAGTGCGCGTGATGACGCAGAGGCTCTGACCAGCGCGCCTTCGGCTTCAACGCTGACGTTCGAGGAAGACGATGATCGCCAGGATATCGCACCAGTACCACCTGCATCGGAAACACCTGTCGTAGCCTCTTCTACATCGCCTGCTCCCGAGGCCGCAGCGCCCTCGCATTCTGGGGCGGACAGAGCGGTGTCGCCCCCGACGATGTCTCCTGAACATGCGCCTTCAGCCGCCGCTCAGACGCCGGCACCACGCCCTGAGCCGGAAGTGGAGACCGAGGACAACAGCAGTCCTACGCTCTGGACCGTACAGCAGATGCAGACCCAGCGTCCCGCGCATGAGTCCGATGGGGAGCCGGTAGGCAAGCTGCCTTCCCTGTCACTTTTGACGCCGCCGTCGTCGCATGAGCCAACCTATACGGCCGAACAGCTCCAGGACATGGCAGAGTTGCTGGAAGTGCGGCTGCGCGAATATGGCGTCAAGGCAGAGGTGGTCGACACCTGGCCGGGCCCTGTCATTACCCGCTTTGAAATCAAGCCGGCACCCGGAGTGAAGGTCTCCAAGATCAGCAACCTGGCCAAGGACCTGGCGCGCTCGTTGATGGTCAAGAGCGTTCGCGTGGTCGAGATCATTCCCGGGCGGCCGACGGTGGGTATCGAGATTCCCAATCCCAATCGGGCGATGATCCGATTGCGTGAGGTCTTTGATTCCGACGTCTATCAGGATGCGCGTTCGCCGGTCACGGTGGCGCTGGGTCAGGACATCGGTGGCAATCCGGTTGTTGCCAATCTCAACAAGATGCCGCATCTGCTGGTGGCTGGTACCACCGGTTCGGGCAAGTCAGTGGGCGTCAATGCCATGCTGATCTCGATGCTTTTGAAGGCTACGCCCGATGAAGTGCGCATGATCATGGTGGACCCCAAGATGCTGGAACTGTCGGTCTATGACGGCATTCCGCATTTGCTGGCACCGGTGGTGACCGATATGAAGGAGGCTGCCAATGCGCTGCGCTGGTGTGTGGCCGAAATGGAACGTCGTTACAAGCTGATGGCGGCCATGGGAGTGCGTAATCTGGCCGGCTTCAACGCACGTATTGATGAGGCCTCGGAAGCCGGTGCCCAGATTGCCGACCCGCTGTGGGAGCCGCAGCCCTGGGAGATGCACGAGCAGCCGCCGGTGCTCGAAAAACTGCCTTACATCGTGGTGGTCATCGATGAGTTCGCCGACATGTTCATGATCGTGGGCAAAAAGGTCGAGGAGCTGATCGCACGCATCGCCCAGAAGGCGCGAGCCGCCGGTATCCACCTGATTCTGGCCACGCAGCGTCCGTCGGTGGATGTCGTGACCGGTTTGATCAAGGCCAACATTCCTACCCGCATGGCTTTCCAGGTCTCCTCGCGCATCGATTCGCGCACGATTCTGGATCAGGGCGGCGCCGAACATCTTCTCGGTCACGGCGACATGTTGTACCTACCGGCCGGTGCCGGCATTCCCATGCGCGTTCATGGTGCCTTCGTCGATGATGACGAGGTGCATCGGGTAGTTGATGACTGGAAACGTCGCGGTGAGCCCGAGTATATCGATGAAATCCTCTCCGGTGGCGTTTCTGCCGATGCACTGGCAGGCCTTGAAGCCGAAGGAGAAGGCAGCGATGACCCGGAACAGGACGCGCTCTACGATGAGGCCGTGGCCTACGTGACCGAGTCCCGTCGTGCTTCGATCTCTTCGGTCCAGCGTCGCTTCAAGATTGGCTACAACCGGGCGGCACGGCTGGTGGAGGCGATGGAAATGGCCGGCGTGGTGTCTTCCATGGGCAGCAATGGCGCAAGAGAGGTGCTGGCATCACCGCCGGCACACTGATAATGATTCGAGGCAACGCCTTGATATCTCTCGACAAGTCTTAAGTTTCATATGAGGCTTGCAGCGAACCTGCCACTCGGTGGCAGGTCAAAGGGACACCACGGCATGTTCTCTGCCGACAAGGACAGGATGTTTTTGATGACACTGATGACCAATGCTCGCAAGGGCTGGGCCCGCACGCTTGGGCTGGCCGGCGCGACGTTCATGGCGGCGTGCATGGCTCTGCCGGCACAGGCCGCTTCCAGCGATGCCGAGCGACTGACGTCGTTGCTTGAGCCGCTCAAGACCTACTCTGCCGATTTCAATCAGCAGGTCGCCAGCGGTGGTGGCAGCCTGCAAAACGCCAGCGGCCACATGTGGCTGTCGCGCCCGGGGCGCTTTAACTGGAAAGTTTCCGACCCCTATCGTCAGACCGTGGTCTCCGATGGCCAGAAGGTCTATCTCTACGATCCCGATCTGGAGCAGGTCAGCATTCGCCCGCTTGATCAGCGGGTAACCCATACACCGGCGTTGCTGCTTTCCGGTCAGGCCAGCGAGTTGACCGAGAACTACAACGTGTCGCGACGCCAGCAGGGCACCACCGAGTTCTTCGCACTGTCACCGCGCTCCAATGATTCGCTGTTTGAGTCCCTGGAGCTGGTGTTCAACAACGAACGTCTCTCCGGCATCGATCTGACTGATGGAACTGGCCAGCGTACGGAAATCTCGTTTCGCAATATTGAGGTCAACCCTGATATCAGTGCCTCTCACTTTCAGTTCAAGATTCCGGATGGTGCAGATGTGATGCGCGAAGGCAACTGATCGCCACAGCGTAATCTGCCATGATGGGGGCATAACCCGTATTTAAAGGTGCCTTCCTCATGAGTGACCTGTTTGATCGTGACGCGCCGCCCGGGCAACCGCTGGCGGCGCGTCTGCGTCCTGCTCGCCTTGAAGACTATATCGGGCAGTCACATCTGTTGGGCCTGGATCGCCCACTAACGCGGGCGCTGGCCCGCGATCAGCTCTACTCGATGATTCTCTGGGGGCCGCCCGGCGTTGGCAAAACCACGCTGGCCCGGCTGATTGCCGGCTATACCCGCTCGCATTTCGCAACGCTGTCGGCCGTGTCGGCAGGGGTCAAGGAGATCCGCGCCGCTGCGTTTGAAGCTCAGCAGCGTGGTCAGAGCGGCCAGCGTACGCTGCTGTTTGTCGATGAGGTGCACCGCTTCAACAAGGCGCAGCAGGATGCCTTTCTGCCTTGGGTGGAAGAGGGCGTCTTCACGTTTGTCGGGGCGACGACCGAAAACCCTTCCTTTGAACTCAATAACGCCCTGCTTTCACGGGCGCGTGTCCATGTGCTCAAGCCGTTAACGCCTCAGGAGCTGCGTCAGGTCATCGACCGAGCATTGGTTGAGCCGGCCGGACTTGGCGAGGCGGGCATTGAAGCTCCCGAGAGCGTGCGCGATTTGCTGGCACAGGCCGCCGATGGCGATGCGCGCCGTGCGCTCAATCTGCTGGAAATTGCCGCTGACATGGCTGAAGCCGGCGGTGATGGCAAGGCGCCCACGCTGTCCGAGGCCGTGGTCGAGGAAGTGCTGGGAGAGAGCACGCGCCGCCTCGACCGTGGAGGCGATCTTTTTTACGACCAGATTTCGGCACTTCACAAGTCAATTCGGGGCAGCGCTCCCGATGCTGCGCTTTACTGGTACTGCCGCATGCTCGATGGCGGGGCCGATCCGCTCTATATCGCGCGTCGCGTGGTGCGCATGGCCAGCGAAGAGATCGGTAACGCGGATCCTCGGGCCCTGCGGCTGGCACTCGATGGATGGGAAGTGCAGGAGCGTCTGGGCAGTCCGGAAGGCGAGCTGGCCGTGGCACAGGCCATTCTTTATATCGCCAGCGCGCCCAAGAGCAATGCCGCCTACGTGGCCTATAACCAGGCACGCGCGCATGTGGCCTCTACGCCCGGGCATGAGGTGCCGGTGCATCTACGCAATGCTCCCACATCCCTGATGAAATCCCTGGGTCACGGCCACGAATACCGCTATGCCCATGATGAGCCGAACGCCTACGCCGCCGGTGAAACCTATTTCCCCGAGCCGTTGGTGGGCACCCGGTATTATCAGCCGGTCGATCGAGGCCTCGAAAAGCGTATCGCTGAAAAGCTTGAATGGCTGGAAGGGCTCGATCGGGATGCGACGCATCGACGCAGCCCTGAAGCACCATGAGAAAGGATGAGCCGGGCAAGGAGATGTCTCATGCCCGCCATGCCGGGCTCATGACCGCGATGGTTGCTGGCACGCATGTCAGAGCTGTGTCGGGTATTAATTTTAGTGCCACCGGCATGCGACCAAAGTAAGTGGCGACCAGGGGCAAAAGTCACAAGAATGGTACCTCGTCAAATTTGCCGGAGACGCCGCCATGCTCAAGTTGACCCAGCTTCGTCAGGATCATGCGCATATGGCTCGACTGCTTCATGTGCTTTCACTGCAGCATCGCTATCTTGTGACCGGAGAGCGCCCGAGTTTTCGCCTCATGCGGGAAGCCTGTGATTACATCATGGACTACATGAGCGATTACATCGTGCCGCTGGAAACACTGTGCGGCCATCGGCTGACCGAGCGCGGTGCCCACACCGGTCAGGAGGTCTGCGAACTGGCCGGTGAGTATCGCGAGCTCATACAGCGTCTAAGGCATCTGGAGGATGATCTCGATAACATCCTGATGGATGCCATCATGCCCATGACGCTTTTTGGTGAGCGTCTCAAGGCCTATCTTGATGCGCACCGCCACGTGTTACGTATGGAACGTGAGCACCTGTTTCCGCTGCTGGATGCCAGCATGAACGAAGATGAGTAC contains:
- a CDS encoding hemerythrin domain-containing protein, with the protein product MLKLTQLRQDHAHMARLLHVLSLQHRYLVTGERPSFRLMREACDYIMDYMSDYIVPLETLCGHRLTERGAHTGQEVCELAGEYRELIQRLRHLEDDLDNILMDAIMPMTLFGERLKAYLDAHRHVLRMEREHLFPLLDASMNEDEYVELRDTLPLQARTQLARLQQEYPDLYAEFRDIRSAVA
- a CDS encoding replication-associated recombination protein A translates to MSDLFDRDAPPGQPLAARLRPARLEDYIGQSHLLGLDRPLTRALARDQLYSMILWGPPGVGKTTLARLIAGYTRSHFATLSAVSAGVKEIRAAAFEAQQRGQSGQRTLLFVDEVHRFNKAQQDAFLPWVEEGVFTFVGATTENPSFELNNALLSRARVHVLKPLTPQELRQVIDRALVEPAGLGEAGIEAPESVRDLLAQAADGDARRALNLLEIAADMAEAGGDGKAPTLSEAVVEEVLGESTRRLDRGGDLFYDQISALHKSIRGSAPDAALYWYCRMLDGGADPLYIARRVVRMASEEIGNADPRALRLALDGWEVQERLGSPEGELAVAQAILYIASAPKSNAAYVAYNQARAHVASTPGHEVPVHLRNAPTSLMKSLGHGHEYRYAHDEPNAYAAGETYFPEPLVGTRYYQPVDRGLEKRIAEKLEWLEGLDRDATHRRSPEAP